One part of the Aspergillus luchuensis IFO 4308 DNA, chromosome 5, nearly complete sequence genome encodes these proteins:
- a CDS encoding uncharacterized protein (COG:S;~EggNog:ENOG410PKDB;~InterPro:IPR018306;~PFAM:PF10544,PF13455), translating to MPIIANTPEAVLGRTDSLDPATTCRGVTSNGRPCRRALASPSPSETPASKTQQTDLSAMYCWQHKDQAASVLQTNSGANPSRLRPRGSIDTLMERLGLMDLNDAGTSDKRRRQRKPTPKKRTRRTICCCFEVIEEEDIRPSRPVNAPTEMQQAPAGKLSTPTPSLSPHQVPVRPSKPGSSSSGTDDDILSWIPSGLAPETTSNLTAELSKPISEADEPGYIYMFWMTPSTSESKELPSSETASNLMPPTTSPGRDRRVSDAIRTARDLNALASAPTHDSPGTLRLKIGRANNVQRRLNEWSRQCGHHLTLIRYYPYTPSTPQPSPSRHGRSNDDSTATLVPGRKVPHVHRVERLIHLELGDVRIRDLGKCPDCGREHREWFEITAEKASLKRVDDCIRRWVKWAETH from the coding sequence ATGCCTATTATTGCAAATACTCCAGAAGCTGTATTGGGTCGCACGGACTCGCTTGATCCGGCCACAACTTGTCGCGGTGTCACCTCCAATGGGCGGCCATGTCGCCGGGCTCTGGcgtctccatcgccatcagaGACACCGGCTTCAAAGACACAACAGACCGACCTATCTGCGATGTACTGCTGGCAGCACAAAGATCAGGCAGCGTCGGTTCTGCAGACGAACAGCGGGGCCAACCCTTCGCGATTGAGGCCCCGTGGCAGTATCGACACTTTAATGGAGCGGTTAGGGTTGATGGATCTTAACGACGCAGGGACTTCAGACAAGCGGCGCAGGCAGCGGAAACCAACACCAAAGAAGCGGACCAGGCGTACGatatgctgctgcttcgaggtcatcgaggaggaagacatccGGCCGTCGCGGCCGGTCAATGCTCCAACGGAAATGCAACAAGCCCCCGCTGGGAAGCTgtcaacaccaaccccatccctGTCTCCTCACCAGGTTCCTGTTCGACCCAGCAAACctggctcttcctcttcaggaACAGACGACGACATTCTCTCTTGGATTCCGTCTGGCCTTGCGCCGGAGACGACCTCCAACCTCACCGCAGAACTGTCGAAGCCTATCTCGGAAGCCGACGAGCCAGGCTATATCTACATGTTCTGGATGACACCGTCGACATCTGAATCCAAAGAGCTGCCTTCTTCAGAGACAGCCTCGAACCTCATGCCGCCAACAACCTCCCCAGGACGTGACCGCCGCGTAAGCGATGCAATTCGGACCGCCCGCGATCTCAATGCCTTGGCATCTGCACCAACTCATGACAGCCCCGGCACGCTCCGATTAAAGATCGGGCGTGCTAACAATGTGCAGCGACGACTCAATGAGTGGAGCCGACAATGCGGCCACCATCTCACGTTGATCCGATACTACCCTTACACGCCCTCCACCCCGCAACCATCGCCATCTCGACACGGCCGCAGCAATGATGACAGTACTGCAACTCTTGTTCCGGGACGCAAAGTGCCCCATGTCCACCGTGTGGAACGGCTCATTCATCTGGAGCTAGGGGACGTGCGGATCCGCGACCTAGGGAAATGTCCGGACTGCGGACGGGAGCATCGCGAGTGGTTTGAGATCACGGCAGAGAAGGCGTCTCTGAAACGGGTAGACGATTGTATTCGCCGATGGGTGAAATGGGCAGAAACGCATTAG
- a CDS encoding putative importin 13 (COG:U,Y;~EggNog:ENOG410PFB1;~InterPro:IPR016024,IPR011989,IPR040520,IPR001494;~PFAM:PF03810,PF18806;~go_function: GO:0008536 - Ran GTPase binding [Evidence IEA];~go_process: GO:0006886 - intracellular protein transport [Evidence IEA]), translated as MSVDIPGQAIDAQLLINEAKSLVSQLYDPGNTGNPAKIKAIQEHLQSLQKSPQAWLIANQLLSEASTDLRFFGALTFTVKINHDWQSLSPEEAQELLGRLIDHYVFLVNGGERPLVIRKLASSLATIFLKPNAPWSRALCNLAASLANGKHVSEEHCKSIDLRGAVLPAMSERHVTSLLYFSNILAEEIHRWSSEPRRSREEHHTYVNVKDAFAVVDYVLSHIMQQHASGIPVSDEALGTEAINSYQAWMNVRSAIQLRDSLSVLDLASTTAYIIQSMKVPGLAKSATQVVVELIDWRDSIFTQDHLTAIMEYVVSEFGAAHVASLIEADFEDENMTFLDLLLAYATLKQRDLMTKQLDPQHAKMLTLLHTLFKAPGYAAVDDPASPLVLEWWTEVADDLQDLYSDSEDQTSLEPAKRNLAEAALDCFEKLKFPSPEELQGWGDDDRSEFGSFRRDVCDFLLAIYPMLGVELVRVFQERARISLVQQEWRTFEAAIFCIAQLSEAVDENQHADECLNSIFFCYEFARLCEGNGVLIPDKPRQTLVDMLGKYQSYFERTHALLPRVLTFLFASLDVSSCAPTASKSIAYLCKSCRNALTSELPAFIDQFEHFRFKPTATTHTMEKVLEGIAAIIQTLPTDDAKSQVIERILRFFHGQAEAARDEAVGGLVEQAQTRGQFVLRCVASIGKGLRTDGEVNLESNDHGDGDPYPPTFWNTGSGAVSQNLIMQCMQLLITDFPVDVTIIEAACDILKAGYIESTGPYVFPPMVTVNFVKSIPLGSVGTDIVMGTASSFLASHSSHCQRIRDETVALIVHVYDTFCWMHEKPEYYDPEVANSGIDFLTRLLPKYHPFLFALTTPPQEASQIPSSNGGELQRPSVLEAVLNFTLLSLRGPEPLPLRSASQFWVNVLTLPNDGGSIQTAIMQCLPALCRILINQVAGRCARSDLEHLCEVLRKLIFKQQGAARPHLAAALADLGSNDASNQHQGASTSPEDRQRFLASLLAARGARAPTSQLIRTFWVKCRGVSFDYVG; from the exons TGCTTTGACGTTCACGGTCAAGATTAATCATGATTG GCAAAGTCTAAGCCCTGAGGAGGCTCAGGAACTTCTAGGGCGACTGATAGATCATTATGTTTTTCTCGTTAATGGGGGCGAGCGGCCCTTGGTCATACGGAAGTTGGCTTCAAGCCTCGCAACCATATTCCTGAAACCCAACGCTCCCTGGTCCAGAGCACTCTGTAACCTGGCAGCATCACTAGCAAACGGGAAACATGTCTCAGAAGAGCACTGCAAGTCCATTGATTTGCGGGGTGCGGTGCTCCCTGCTATGTCCGAGCGGCATGTAACCTCATTGCTCTACTTCTCCAATATCCTCGCCGAGGAGATTCACAGATGGAGTTCGGAACCACGACGAAGCAGAGAGGAACACCATACATACGTAAATGTCAAGGACGCCTTTGCTGTCGTTGACTATGTTCTTTCTCATATTATGCAGCAGCATGCCTCTGGGATCCCGGTATCAGATGAGGCCCTGGGCACTGAAGCTATCAACTCATATCAA GCGTGGATGAATGTACGGAGCGCAATTCAATTGCGTGATTCGTTGTCTGTCTTGGACCTAGCCTCTACGACGGCTTACATCATTCAGAGCATGAAAGTACCTGGACTTGCAAAATCTGCAACACAGGTTGTGGTCGAGCTGATAGACTGGCGTGACAGTATCTTTACCCAGGATCATCTCACTGCTATTATGGAGTATGTTGTCAGTGAATTTGGGGCTGCGCACGTCGCGTCACTTATTGAGGCGGATTTTGAGGACGAGAACATGACGTTCTTGGATCTCCTATTGGCTTATGCAACGTTGAAGCAGAGAGACCTCATGACCAAACAATTAGACCCACAGCATGCGAAAATGCTCACTCTTCTACACACGCTGTTCAAAGCTCCTGGCTATGCAGCGGTGGACGATCCGGCCTCGCCGCTTGTTCTTGAGTGGTGGACAGAAGTCGCCGACGACCTCCAGGATTTATATTCGGACTCGGAAGATCAAACGAGTCTTGAACCGGCTAAAAGGAATTTGGCCGAAGCGGCTTTGGACTGCTTTGAAAAACTAAAATTTCCTAGCCCAGAAGAGCTGCAAGGTTggggtgatgatgaccgTAGCGAGTTCGGTTCGTTTCGGCGTGATGTGTGTGACTTCCTCCTAGCCATCTACCCaatgttgggggtggagctTGTCCGGGTCTTCCAAGAACGAGCAAGAATATCACTGGTACAGCAGGAATGGCGCACGTTTGAGGCTGCGATTTTCTGCATTGCTCAGCTTTCGGAGGCTGTCGATGAGAACCAACACGCTGACGAGTGTCTCAattcgatcttcttctgttaCGAATTCGCTCGCCTGTGCGAAGGAAATGGAGTGCTAATCCCAGACAAACCACGTCAAACCTTGGTGGACATGCTGGGAAAGTATCAGTCGTACTTTGAACGCACACATGCCTTGCTACCTCGCGTCCTTACCTTTCTGTTCGCGTCTCTCGATGTTAGCTCGTGTGCGCCAACAGCATCCAAGTCGATTGCATATCTTTGTAAATCATGCCGCAACGCGCTAACCTCAGAACTGCCAGCCTTCATTGACCAATTCGAACATTTCCGCTTCAAACCCACGGCCACTACTCATACCATGGAAAAGGTGCTAGAAGGAatcgccgccatcatccagaCTTTGCCTACGGACGACGCAAAGTCACAAGTCATTGAACGAATTCTCCGGTTTTTTCACGGGCAGGCAGAGGCGGCCCGTGATGAGGCGGTTGGTGGCTTAGTGGAGCAGGCTCAGACCCGTGGCCAGTTTGTGCTGCGCTGCGTCGCAAGTATTGGTAAGGGTTTGAGAACCGATGGTGAGGTGAACTTGGAGTCGAACGACCATGGGGATGGTGACCCCTACCCTCCGACATTCTGGAATACGGGCAGTGGCGCCGTGTCTCAGAACCTGATCATGCAATGCATGCAGCTGCTCATCACCGATTTCCCTGTCGATGTGACCATAATTGAAGCCGCATGCGACATCTTGAAGGCTGGTTATATCGAAAGTACGGGGCCATATGTCTTCCCACCAATGGTGACTGTCAACTTTGTCAAGAGCATACCTCTAGGCAGTGTTGGTACCGACATAGTGATGGGTACGGCTTCATCTTTCCTTGCATCTCATAGCTCACACTGTCAGCGAATCCGTGACGAAACGGTTGCGCTGATCGTGCACGTGTATGACACTTTCTGTTGGATGCATGAGAAACCTGAGTACTATGACCCCGAAGTCGCCAACAGTGGGATCGACTTCCTCACACGCTTACTCCCCAAATATCACCCTTTCCTATTTGCACTCACGACGCCGCCCCAAGAAGCCAGCCAGATTCCTTCTTCCAATGGGGGTGAGCTTCAACGGCCGTCAGTCCTTGAAGCTGTCTTGAATTTCACTCTCCTCTCATTGCGAGGGCCTGAACCACTTCCGCTCCGCTCTGCCTCGCAGTTCTGGGTGAATGTGCTAACGCTTCCAAACGACGGTGGGTCTATTCAAACTGCCATCATGCAGTGTCTTCCAGCCCTTTGTCGTATCCTGATCAATCAGGTGGCCGGGCGATGCGCGCGGTCGGACCTCGAGCATCTCTGTGAGGTGCTTCGAAAGCTCATCTTCAAACAGCAAGGGGCTGCGCGCCCCCACCTCGCTGCAGCGCTGGCTGATCTAGGTAGCAATGACGCTTCCAATCAACATCAAGGCGCGTCTACGTCGCCCGAGGACAGGCAACGCTTCCTTGCGTCACTGCTAGCGGCAAGGGGTGCCAGAGCGCCAACTAGTCAGTTGATACGCACGTTCTGGGTCAAATGTCGGGGAGTGAGTTTCGACTACGTTGGGTAG